One part of the Patescibacteria group bacterium genome encodes these proteins:
- a CDS encoding acetate--CoA ligase family protein, which yields MSLSNFLKPSAIVLVGASSHPAKIGHQILKNIINSGFSGKIYPVNLKGGRLLGWKVYQSLEKLPSLKKVGALVVIAIPAPLVLPEVERAGRLGFKNLVIISAGFRESGAEGVNRENQLRDLAQKFHLNILGPNCLGFINNRLPLNLSFAQALPASSGQSTGLAFLSQSGALGSALLDWCRAKNLNFELFISLGNQTVLSDNDFLELILNDKSIKAVYLYLEEITAGSKFISLVSRLSKRKPVFVLLSGLTEQGAQAAKSHTGSLLGSSSLAKLALKRSGAVILENLSALFNSLEFWSSQKWSGDSPADLFIVSNAGGPAVLSADAAAQLGLTLSPLSPGLAKEMKRRLPMLDNYNNPLDILGDADPQRYELALKTIFAKQAKAQVLVLLTAQTMTDPMSVAKVMVKTAKAYPKQSLAASFIGGAAVQAAKDYLSKNNIAVFASPEEFLGAYQKLFNYIKGRASLQIYVAPKSLSKKPILAPAGFYDYIGSLELLRSYGIKVIKTIKYADWRPGVLKFPVVLKAVGPDFVHKSESRAVILNLPDDQALKAAVRRLNLSFKRQLRSPLNYFVVQESGQGRQEMILGFKRDKVFGPVLMFGQGGIYTEVFKDIVFSLPGFDQKQALELIKQLKIYPVLNGARGQKAYDLKALIQAILDLSRLALEHPEIKELDINPLFLKDKGALAVDVRIII from the coding sequence ATGTCTTTATCTAATTTTTTAAAGCCCTCAGCAATTGTTTTGGTCGGCGCGTCTTCTCACCCTGCTAAGATCGGGCACCAGATTTTGAAAAATATCATTAACTCCGGTTTTTCAGGCAAGATTTATCCGGTAAACTTAAAAGGTGGAAGATTGTTGGGCTGGAAGGTCTATCAGAGTCTAGAAAAACTGCCGTCATTAAAGAAAGTGGGGGCCTTGGTGGTGATAGCCATTCCCGCTCCCTTAGTTCTGCCTGAGGTCGAGCGGGCCGGCCGCCTGGGCTTCAAGAATCTAGTGATTATTAGCGCCGGTTTCAGGGAAAGCGGTGCTGAGGGTGTAAATAGGGAAAACCAGCTTAGAGATTTGGCCCAAAAGTTCCATTTGAATATCTTAGGACCGAATTGTTTAGGATTTATAAATAATCGCTTACCTTTGAATCTGTCCTTTGCCCAAGCCCTGCCCGCGAGCTCGGGTCAGTCAACCGGCTTAGCCTTCTTATCTCAGTCTGGCGCTTTAGGTAGCGCCTTGCTTGACTGGTGCCGCGCCAAAAATCTGAATTTCGAACTCTTCATCAGCTTAGGTAACCAAACAGTTCTTTCGGATAATGATTTTTTAGAGCTCATTTTAAATGATAAGTCGATCAAGGCGGTCTATCTATATTTAGAAGAGATTACCGCCGGGTCAAAATTCATTTCTTTAGTATCGCGCTTGTCTAAGCGCAAGCCGGTATTTGTATTGTTATCTGGCTTAACTGAACAGGGGGCACAGGCGGCCAAATCTCATACTGGTTCTCTATTGGGCTCATCCTCTTTGGCAAAGCTGGCCCTAAAAAGAAGTGGCGCAGTCATCTTGGAAAATTTGAGCGCCCTATTCAACAGTTTAGAGTTTTGGTCGTCTCAAAAATGGTCCGGTGATTCGCCGGCAGACCTTTTTATTGTTTCTAATGCCGGCGGTCCGGCGGTTTTAAGCGCGGATGCCGCTGCTCAGCTGGGCTTAACTTTATCACCCCTGTCTCCTGGTTTAGCTAAAGAAATGAAAAGGCGCTTACCAATGCTCGATAATTACAACAATCCTTTAGATATTTTAGGCGACGCCGATCCTCAGCGCTATGAGCTGGCTCTTAAGACTATTTTTGCCAAGCAGGCGAAAGCTCAAGTTTTAGTTTTATTAACTGCCCAGACCATGACTGACCCGATGTCAGTGGCCAAGGTGATGGTTAAAACAGCCAAAGCCTACCCAAAACAAAGTCTCGCGGCTAGCTTTATCGGGGGTGCCGCCGTCCAAGCCGCTAAAGACTATTTAAGCAAGAACAACATTGCGGTCTTTGCCAGTCCGGAGGAATTTTTAGGTGCTTATCAAAAATTATTTAACTATATTAAGGGCCGGGCAAGCCTCCAAATTTATGTAGCACCTAAGTCTTTAAGCAAAAAACCTATTTTAGCCCCTGCCGGCTTTTATGATTATATCGGTTCTTTAGAATTGTTACGTTCTTACGGAATCAAGGTAATAAAAACTATAAAATATGCAGATTGGCGGCCAGGAGTCCTTAAGTTCCCCGTAGTGCTGAAGGCCGTCGGTCCGGACTTCGTCCATAAAAGTGAAAGCCGCGCGGTCATCCTTAATCTTCCTGATGATCAAGCGCTTAAGGCGGCGGTTCGGCGTTTAAACCTGTCTTTCAAGAGACAGTTACGCTCCCCGCTTAATTATTTCGTAGTCCAAGAGAGTGGCCAGGGGCGCCAAGAGATGATATTAGGCTTCAAGCGAGACAAGGTCTTCGGTCCAGTCTTAATGTTTGGCCAGGGGGGTATTTATACTGAAGTTTTTAAAGATATCGTTTTTAGCTTGCCAGGCTTTGATCAGAAGCAGGCTTTAGAACTGATTAAGCAGTTAAAGATTTACCCGGTATTAAATGGAGCCAGAGGACAGAAAGCTTATGACCTTAAAGCTTTGATCCAAGCTATTTTAGATTTGAGCCGCTTAGCACTGGAACATCCAGAAATAAAAGAGCTAGATATCAACCCCTTGTTTTTAAAGGATAAGGGCGCCCTAGCCGTTGATGTCCGTATTATTATTTAA
- a CDS encoding glycosyltransferase family 2 protein: protein MSVLLFNMYQGQKIIVVLPAYNAAKTLTQTVNDLPSLVDQVILVDDFSHDETVKIAQDLGLSIVRHANNKGYGANQKSCYQAALEQGGDIIVMIHPDYQYDPKLVKYFAEFIGDGYFDVMLGTRIRSRREALAGGMPLYKYLFNRFLTIIENLVSGLNLSEWHTGMRAYKREVLEKIAWSKNSNDFVFDSQILFQIAAQHYRIGEIPVPVRYFPEASSINFRRSCRYGLGTLAVVLSYLINKDRWRGH, encoded by the coding sequence ATGTCCGTATTATTATTTAATATGTATCAAGGCCAAAAAATCATCGTGGTTCTGCCGGCTTATAATGCCGCCAAGACGCTGACCCAGACGGTTAATGATCTGCCGTCTTTAGTGGACCAGGTTATCCTAGTTGATGATTTTAGCCATGATGAAACCGTTAAGATTGCTCAAGACTTAGGCTTAAGTATTGTTCGCCATGCTAATAATAAAGGCTATGGAGCTAACCAGAAAAGTTGTTACCAGGCGGCGCTGGAGCAGGGTGGTGATATTATTGTCATGATTCATCCCGATTATCAGTATGACCCTAAATTAGTTAAATATTTTGCTGAGTTTATCGGTGATGGTTATTTTGATGTGATGCTCGGCACTAGGATCCGGTCGCGCCGTGAAGCCCTGGCTGGCGGCATGCCTTTATATAAATATTTATTTAATCGTTTCTTGACCATTATTGAAAATTTAGTCAGCGGTTTAAACCTTTCAGAATGGCACACCGGCATGCGGGCCTACAAGAGAGAAGTTTTAGAAAAGATTGCTTGGTCGAAAAATTCCAACGATTTCGTATTTGACTCCCAGATACTTTTTCAGATCGCTGCTCAACATTATCGGATCGGGGAAATCCCGGTACCGGTTAGATATTTTCCCGAAGCTTCATCGATTAATTTTAGACGTAGTTGCCGCTACGGCCTAGGCACCCTGGCGGTTGTATTGAGTTACTTGATTAATAAAGACCGGTGGCGCGGTCATTAG
- a CDS encoding tetratricopeptide repeat protein — protein sequence MKFNFLNKLENNVNPGSFWLRRWRPFALFLLLALLVYGQTLFFDFSYLDDNSLIIDNALILDQASLPDLFSYDVFFSNERFYYRPIMSLSLWVDFKIMEALPFWYHLTNVLLHVLAASLLFVFLQKLNIRRVLAWWASVIFLVHPALAAAVAWVPGRNDSLLAVFVLASFIALDRFWRNASWSAWIWHAIFLILALFTKESAVFLPILMSMYLVYFADLKLRNIWRRNENFLSEDSEKPALISASNLETQINPSAKKIIVLVCTWLTALVVWYLPRSIVLEGASLGFKPLAWSFFTNLPGLFLYLGKIVFPLNLSTFPTVIDSPWWPGLFILILAVVIFFRWSPQARRPYLIFGLSWGFLFIAPSLLNPNYSRDLPFAFLEHRLYLPFIGALIVLLELDFVKALNFKRAGVKIGLALLLLVFILLTLDHSRNYRDRFAFWSSAATAAPHSAFVRSNLGAMYYLSDDLFNAGKQYQKALALNYKEPMTHNNLGLVYLDQKKYPEAEKEFNLELAYNPNYDKALFNLGRLYYLQKRYLEAAYYWQATLVINPSYYQAYQYLLLVRDKIE from the coding sequence ATGAAATTTAATTTTTTGAACAAGCTAGAAAACAACGTTAATCCTGGTTCTTTTTGGTTACGCCGCTGGCGGCCCTTTGCGCTTTTTTTGCTTTTAGCCCTGCTAGTTTACGGCCAAACCCTATTTTTTGATTTTTCTTATCTAGATGATAATAGTTTGATAATCGATAACGCCCTTATCCTTGATCAAGCCAGCCTGCCCGACCTCTTTTCTTATGACGTTTTTTTCTCTAACGAAAGATTTTACTATCGCCCGATAATGTCCTTATCTTTATGGGTCGATTTTAAGATAATGGAAGCTTTACCCTTTTGGTATCATCTTACTAATGTTTTATTGCATGTATTAGCTGCCAGTCTGCTTTTCGTCTTTTTGCAGAAACTAAATATTAGGCGTGTCTTAGCTTGGTGGGCTTCAGTCATATTTTTAGTTCATCCAGCTTTGGCTGCCGCCGTCGCTTGGGTCCCGGGTCGTAATGATTCTCTTTTAGCGGTTTTTGTGTTAGCCAGCTTTATCGCTTTAGATAGGTTCTGGCGCAACGCTAGCTGGAGCGCTTGGATCTGGCACGCGATCTTTCTGATTTTAGCCTTGTTCACTAAAGAGAGCGCCGTATTCCTGCCCATTCTCATGTCAATGTATTTGGTTTATTTTGCAGATTTGAAATTAAGGAATATCTGGCGTCGGAATGAAAACTTTTTATCCGAAGATAGCGAGAAGCCAGCCCTTATTTCTGCTTCTAATCTCGAAACTCAAATTAATCCTTCAGCTAAAAAAATAATTGTTCTCGTCTGTACTTGGCTGACGGCTTTAGTTGTCTGGTATCTGCCCCGTAGCATTGTTTTAGAAGGCGCAAGTCTAGGATTCAAGCCTTTGGCCTGGTCGTTTTTTACCAACCTGCCTGGGCTTTTCCTTTATCTAGGTAAGATAGTTTTCCCTTTGAACCTATCAACCTTTCCGACAGTAATTGATTCGCCTTGGTGGCCAGGTTTGTTCATTTTAATCTTGGCGGTAGTGATATTTTTCCGTTGGTCGCCTCAGGCCCGTCGCCCTTACCTGATTTTTGGTTTAAGCTGGGGATTTTTATTTATAGCTCCGTCTCTGCTTAATCCTAACTATAGCCGCGATTTGCCCTTTGCCTTTTTAGAGCATCGTTTGTACCTGCCTTTCATCGGGGCTCTAATAGTCTTATTAGAACTTGATTTTGTCAAAGCTTTGAACTTCAAGAGGGCTGGGGTTAAGATCGGATTAGCCCTTTTGCTTTTAGTTTTTATCTTGCTCACCCTTGATCATAGCCGTAATTATCGCGATCGCTTCGCTTTCTGGTCGAGCGCCGCGACCGCGGCCCCCCACTCCGCTTTTGTCCGGTCTAACCTAGGGGCGATGTATTATTTGTCCGATGATCTTTTCAATGCCGGTAAGCAGTATCAAAAAGCTTTAGCTCTGAATTACAAAGAGCCGATGACTCATAATAATCTGGGGCTGGTTTATTTAGATCAAAAAAAATACCCTGAAGCTGAAAAAGAGTTCAATCTAGAATTGGCCTACAATCCCAATTATGATAAAGCTTTGTTTAATCTGGGGCGCTTATATTATTTGCAGAAGCGCTATCTGGAGGCCGCCTATTATTGGCAAGCAACTCTCGTGATTAACCCCAGCTATTATCAGGCCTATCAGTATTTACTTTTAGTAAGGGATAAAATAGAATAG
- the murJ gene encoding murein biosynthesis integral membrane protein MurJ, which produces MFKKIFRQQINSVTVAAALVALSSLASRALGVLRDRILAGRFGAGLDLDIYYAAFRIPDLIFNLLVLGALSAGFIPIFSSLIKDMKCDRRVCYSDSPNREAWYLAANVLNILSLGLIILSLAGVILAPQIISLITPGFSLEAKAKTVELTRLMFLSPIFLGISGVLGGILQSFKRFFLYSLAPILYNLGIIFGALYLSEDFGMLGLAWGVVIGAALHMLVQMPTVFGLGFRYHWRFDFKDFKTRQIGRMMVPRTLSLAISQINLVVTTIIASSLASGSLSVFNFANNLQSFPIGIFGISYAVAAFPALAAAASDREKLKQNFSLPFRQILFFIIPATVFLITLRAQIIRVVLGTGEFDWRATVLTMDCLAAFALSLFAQATIPLLVRVFYARHNSKTPFYLGLVTVIINIVLAWYLAPIWGVTGLVLAFSVANIINFILLGVWLYSEVGDLDIRKILGSSLKFCVAAILGGTVLQLAKLAVWPFIDMTRFSGVFIQLSVSLGLGLLVYLMTCYFLRSEELFGLLASLKNRWPFRKVEVEDQGEARGV; this is translated from the coding sequence ATGTTTAAAAAAATTTTCCGCCAACAAATAAATAGCGTGACCGTCGCCGCGGCTTTAGTGGCCTTGTCATCTTTAGCTTCCCGCGCCTTGGGCGTTTTGCGTGACCGAATCTTGGCAGGGCGCTTTGGTGCCGGGCTTGATTTGGATATTTATTATGCCGCTTTCAGGATTCCTGACTTGATTTTTAATCTCTTAGTCCTGGGCGCTTTGTCAGCCGGCTTCATTCCGATCTTTTCCAGCTTAATCAAAGACATGAAATGTGATCGCCGGGTATGCTATAGTGACTCTCCTAACCGTGAAGCCTGGTATTTAGCCGCTAACGTGTTAAATATTTTAAGTCTAGGTTTGATAATCCTTTCTTTAGCGGGCGTTATTCTGGCCCCGCAGATTATCAGCCTGATTACTCCTGGTTTTAGCCTTGAGGCTAAAGCAAAAACGGTGGAACTAACTAGGTTGATGTTTTTGTCGCCTATCTTTTTAGGGATTTCTGGAGTCTTGGGCGGAATTTTGCAATCATTCAAACGTTTTTTCTTATATTCCTTGGCTCCGATATTATACAATCTGGGGATTATTTTCGGGGCCCTATATTTATCCGAAGATTTTGGGATGCTAGGCTTAGCTTGGGGGGTAGTGATCGGCGCTGCTCTGCATATGCTCGTTCAGATGCCCACTGTTTTCGGTTTAGGCTTCCGTTATCATTGGCGCTTTGACTTTAAGGATTTTAAAACCAGGCAGATTGGCCGGATGATGGTGCCCCGGACCTTGAGTTTGGCTATTTCCCAGATTAATCTGGTAGTGACGACAATCATTGCCTCCAGCTTGGCTAGCGGGTCGTTGTCGGTTTTTAATTTTGCTAATAATTTACAGTCTTTCCCCATCGGTATCTTCGGCATTTCTTACGCTGTCGCAGCCTTTCCTGCGCTGGCAGCCGCTGCTTCCGACCGGGAAAAGCTAAAGCAGAATTTTTCTTTGCCTTTTCGGCAGATATTATTTTTCATTATCCCGGCTACCGTTTTCTTGATTACATTAAGAGCCCAGATTATCAGAGTGGTGTTAGGAACGGGTGAATTTGACTGGCGAGCCACCGTTTTGACTATGGATTGTTTAGCAGCCTTCGCTTTAAGTCTGTTCGCTCAAGCGACCATCCCGCTTTTAGTGAGAGTTTTTTATGCCCGACATAATTCCAAAACGCCTTTTTATCTCGGTCTAGTTACGGTGATAATTAATATTGTGCTGGCTTGGTATTTAGCACCGATCTGGGGCGTCACCGGCTTAGTTTTAGCTTTCTCTGTCGCTAATATCATCAATTTTATCCTCCTAGGCGTTTGGCTTTATAGTGAAGTCGGGGATTTGGATATCAGGAAGATCTTGGGGTCCTCCCTTAAATTCTGTGTCGCCGCTATCTTGGGTGGCACAGTTTTGCAATTAGCGAAGTTAGCGGTTTGGCCCTTTATCGATATGACCAGGTTCTCAGGCGTCTTTATCCAGCTCTCGGTTTCTCTGGGTTTAGGCCTTTTGGTTTATCTGATGACTTGTTATTTCTTGCGCAGTGAGGAATTATTCGGCCTTTTAGCTTCCCTGAAAAACCGTTGGCCTTTCCGCAAGGTAGAGGTTGAAGACCAGGGAGAGGCCCGAGGCGTCTAA
- the lepA gene encoding translation elongation factor 4: MSDLSKIRNFCIIAHIDHGKSTLADRMLEITNTVEKRKMKDQLLDGMDIERERGITIKLQPVTMEYQGYKLNLIDTPGHVDFSYEVSRSLAAVETAVLLVDCTQGIQAQTLANLYLALEQNLTIIPVVNKIDLPAADVDKTKHEIIKLLGCREEEIICSSGKTGVGVTDILEAVIKHGPQPALNESDNDSRYPRALIFDSKYDEYKGVVAYVRVFNGELKKGDKLRLLATAAESEILDVGIFRPDYFSTGTLQAGDIGYVITGFKQVAECRVGDTLTANIGTSFNAQVKPLSGYKDVKPMVFAGIFPKEGNDFKELREAMEKLKLNDAALAYEPERSDALGFGFRCGFLGLLHLEVFQERLRREYNLDLIVTIPSVAYRVFKTDGEELIIRTPQRLPDPSMIGHIEEPWVLLDIVTPKSYLGNIIKLTQEKRGVYKNTEYLSDEGENSRVLLHYEIPMAAILTDFYDKIKSVSAGYASINYEYLDYREADVVKMDILVAEDIIESLATIVYRDQAFREGKEIVQILKDTLPKQMFVVKLQAAIGGKVIAAERLSAMRKDVTAKLYGGDVSRKRKLLEKQKKGKKKMMAAGKGSVDIPPDTFVKILKR, translated from the coding sequence ATGTCAGATTTAAGTAAAATTAGGAATTTTTGCATTATTGCGCATATTGATCATGGGAAGTCGACTTTGGCTGACCGGATGTTGGAAATTACCAATACGGTCGAGAAGAGAAAGATGAAAGATCAGCTTTTAGACGGGATGGATATTGAAAGGGAGCGTGGAATTACTATTAAGTTACAGCCGGTCACCATGGAATATCAGGGCTATAAACTCAACTTGATAGATACCCCCGGTCACGTTGATTTCTCTTATGAAGTGTCCCGGTCTTTAGCGGCGGTGGAAACGGCGGTTTTGCTAGTGGATTGCACTCAGGGCATCCAAGCCCAGACTCTGGCCAATTTATATCTAGCTTTAGAACAGAACCTGACCATCATTCCGGTAGTTAATAAGATTGATTTACCGGCAGCGGATGTAGATAAGACGAAGCATGAAATTATCAAGCTGCTTGGGTGTCGGGAAGAAGAGATAATTTGCAGCTCTGGCAAGACAGGCGTCGGGGTGACTGATATCTTGGAGGCGGTGATTAAACATGGGCCTCAGCCTGCACTTAATGAATCTGATAATGATTCCCGCTATCCTCGGGCGCTCATCTTCGATTCTAAATATGATGAATATAAAGGTGTGGTCGCTTACGTCCGGGTGTTTAACGGGGAACTAAAAAAAGGCGATAAGCTGAGACTTTTGGCGACGGCGGCAGAAAGTGAAATTCTTGATGTTGGCATCTTCCGGCCCGACTATTTTTCTACCGGCACTCTGCAGGCCGGCGATATCGGTTATGTGATTACCGGTTTCAAACAAGTAGCTGAATGCCGGGTAGGGGACACTTTAACTGCTAATATCGGCACCAGCTTTAACGCCCAGGTTAAGCCGCTATCTGGCTATAAGGATGTAAAGCCCATGGTGTTTGCCGGAATATTTCCTAAAGAAGGTAATGATTTTAAGGAACTCAGGGAAGCGATGGAAAAGCTTAAATTAAACGATGCCGCTTTAGCCTATGAGCCTGAACGTTCTGATGCTTTAGGCTTTGGTTTCCGTTGCGGCTTCTTAGGGCTTTTGCATTTAGAGGTTTTTCAGGAAAGATTGCGCCGGGAATATAATTTAGATCTGATTGTGACTATCCCCAGCGTTGCCTATCGTGTTTTCAAAACTGATGGCGAAGAACTGATTATCCGGACTCCTCAGCGTTTGCCTGATCCTAGCATGATTGGCCATATTGAAGAGCCTTGGGTCCTTTTGGATATTGTGACTCCTAAATCTTATCTAGGTAATATCATCAAATTAACCCAGGAGAAAAGAGGGGTATATAAAAATACGGAGTATCTATCAGATGAGGGTGAAAATAGCCGGGTTCTCCTGCATTACGAGATCCCGATGGCCGCAATCCTGACTGACTTCTACGACAAGATTAAGAGCGTGTCTGCCGGCTACGCCTCGATAAATTATGAGTATTTAGATTATCGGGAAGCTGACGTGGTCAAGATGGATATTTTAGTGGCGGAAGACATTATCGAATCGCTAGCCACTATAGTTTATCGCGACCAAGCGTTCAGAGAGGGTAAGGAGATCGTCCAGATTTTAAAAGACACTTTGCCCAAACAGATGTTCGTGGTAAAATTACAAGCAGCGATTGGCGGTAAGGTCATCGCGGCCGAACGTTTGTCAGCGATGCGCAAAGATGTGACCGCTAAGCTCTATGGCGGCGATGTTAGTCGGAAACGCAAGCTTCTAGAAAAGCAGAAGAAGGGTAAGAAAAAAATGATGGCTGCCGGCAAGGGTAGCGTCGATATACCGCCAGATACTTTTGTTAAGATTTTAAAACGATAA
- the recJ gene encoding single-stranded-DNA-specific exonuclease RecJ, protein MKQWQLAPLAPSEFIQANPGVNPLLLQLLYNRGLKTEASLRSFLDKRLDADKVLKLSGNDGLSADDLLFYDPFLFKDMAAVVDLIISHIKSGHKILVYGDYDADGVTSTVILLETLKILKAEVDIYLPDRVSEGYGLNKAAIEVAAEQGNRLIITVDNGIRNFAEVAYAKSLGLEVVITDHHILPENPEEVPDCLIINPSDPRNNYPWPLLAGVGTAFKLITALLHKANLPLNQKRLILEKSLDLVAIGTIADLVSLLGENRLLVQKGLEVLNRGQRLGLNELIKVSKINGGKKIEAWNVGWQIGPRLNAASRIGHANSAFSLLTTNDPEEARMLAQELSQRNSSRQQITEEIISQVDSQVDKENIPSLIIGVSGDDQNWNEGVIGLVAGRICEKYYRPCLIITRIIEEASLDPESGRLVAKKVSFKGSGRSIEELNLIAAIEDSAEFLDKYGGHPMACGFSIASQENLNGFIKKISQAADVKLAGQELQPKVKVEAELKMDELSLDLAEELSQLAPYGQNNPQPKLLSRQLRLDDIMTMGFENQHIKFRVSSGRSSAWALAFGAAGEYKDFQVGDLVDLVYYLEINDFNGRREVQLKIVDMKLADRGGDK, encoded by the coding sequence ATGAAGCAATGGCAGTTAGCGCCACTCGCGCCGTCTGAATTTATCCAGGCCAACCCCGGCGTTAATCCCTTATTATTGCAGCTCCTGTATAATCGGGGCCTAAAAACCGAAGCCAGCCTCCGGTCTTTTTTAGATAAGCGTCTTGACGCTGATAAGGTTCTGAAACTCAGTGGCAATGATGGTCTAAGCGCTGACGACTTATTATTTTACGATCCCTTCCTATTCAAAGACATGGCGGCTGTTGTCGACCTGATTATTTCCCATATCAAATCAGGCCATAAGATCCTAGTCTATGGCGATTATGACGCTGATGGTGTCACCTCCACCGTAATATTATTGGAAACCCTGAAGATCTTGAAAGCTGAGGTAGATATTTATTTGCCCGATCGGGTCAGTGAAGGCTATGGCTTAAATAAAGCGGCTATTGAAGTCGCAGCTGAGCAGGGAAACAGATTGATTATCACGGTTGATAACGGTATCCGCAATTTCGCTGAAGTCGCCTATGCTAAGAGCTTAGGCTTAGAAGTGGTTATCACTGATCATCACATTTTGCCCGAGAATCCTGAGGAAGTTCCAGATTGTCTAATAATTAACCCTTCGGATCCGCGTAACAACTATCCCTGGCCTTTGTTGGCCGGAGTGGGCACAGCTTTCAAGCTGATAACCGCCTTGCTCCATAAGGCAAACTTACCCTTGAATCAGAAGCGGCTAATCTTGGAAAAAAGCCTTGATTTGGTAGCGATCGGTACGATTGCTGACTTAGTCAGCCTTTTGGGCGAGAATCGCCTGTTGGTGCAAAAAGGCTTAGAGGTTCTAAATCGCGGCCAGCGCTTAGGCTTAAATGAACTTATTAAAGTTTCTAAAATAAATGGTGGCAAAAAAATCGAAGCTTGGAATGTTGGTTGGCAGATCGGTCCTCGCCTTAACGCCGCTAGCCGTATCGGCCATGCCAACAGCGCCTTTTCTTTACTCACCACCAATGATCCCGAAGAGGCTAGGATGCTAGCCCAAGAGCTTAGTCAGCGGAATTCTAGTCGCCAGCAGATTACCGAAGAAATTATTTCCCAGGTAGATAGCCAGGTTGATAAGGAGAATATTCCTTCTTTGATTATTGGCGTTTCCGGAGACGATCAGAATTGGAATGAAGGCGTCATCGGCTTAGTAGCTGGCCGGATTTGCGAAAAGTATTATCGCCCCTGTTTGATTATAACCAGGATTATCGAAGAGGCCTCTCTTGATCCGGAGAGCGGGCGCTTGGTCGCTAAGAAAGTTAGTTTCAAAGGTTCTGGTCGCTCGATTGAAGAACTTAACCTGATTGCCGCTATTGAAGATAGCGCTGAGTTTTTAGATAAATATGGCGGCCATCCCATGGCTTGCGGTTTTTCCATTGCTAGCCAAGAGAATCTAAATGGATTCATTAAGAAAATAAGCCAGGCGGCCGATGTTAAGCTGGCTGGCCAGGAACTTCAGCCTAAAGTCAAAGTCGAAGCTGAATTGAAGATGGATGAACTCAGTCTTGATTTAGCTGAAGAACTGAGCCAATTAGCCCCCTATGGCCAGAATAATCCTCAACCTAAGCTCTTGTCTCGGCAGCTGCGCCTGGATGATATCATGACCATGGGCTTTGAGAACCAGCACATCAAATTTAGGGTGTCTTCCGGACGGAGTAGCGCCTGGGCTCTAGCCTTTGGTGCGGCGGGGGAATATAAAGATTTTCAGGTGGGCGACCTGGTTGATTTAGTCTATTATTTAGAGATCAATGATTTTAACGGCCGCCGGGAAGTACAGCTCAAGATTGTTGATATGAAATTGGCAGATAGGGGCGGCGATAAGTAA
- a CDS encoding ribonuclease HI family protein gives MKLFIYTDGGARGNPGPAGIGAVIYDEDKKVIAEVSEYLGVATNNQAEYKAVIAALKKAKEMGGTELSFYLDSELAVKQLNREYKVKNKDLAPLFLEVYNLSLSFKKVSFSHIRREFNQVADRLANEAMDRGN, from the coding sequence ATGAAATTATTCATCTACACTGATGGTGGCGCCCGTGGCAATCCTGGTCCGGCGGGCATCGGAGCCGTGATTTACGATGAAGACAAAAAAGTCATAGCCGAGGTGTCGGAATATTTGGGGGTAGCAACTAATAATCAGGCGGAGTATAAAGCCGTGATTGCCGCCTTAAAGAAAGCCAAAGAGATGGGTGGCACAGAGCTATCTTTTTATTTAGATAGCGAGTTAGCTGTGAAGCAGCTAAACCGGGAGTATAAAGTAAAAAACAAAGACTTGGCGCCTTTGTTTTTAGAGGTATATAATTTAAGCTTAAGTTTTAAGAAAGTCTCTTTTTCTCATATCCGCCGCGAGTTCAATCAGGTGGCAGATAGATTGGCTAATGAGGCGATGGATAGGGGAAATTAA